ttatttttaatttttgaatattcaaaaatgactaaaaatttttatttttgactaaATGGATTTTTGTTAAGTCATTTCAATTTCTGCATATTCACaaataacagtaaatttttatttgagaaaattgtttttggttATTCGTTTTAGTTTTCGCTCATTtacaaataactgtaaattttatttccgaaaaatcatttaaatttctGCATATTCACAAACaactgtaaaattttatttctaaaaaaacaacttttccTCTCGGCAGCTTCAGTTGGACGGCTTCCTCAATAGTTCGATTTTGGTCGGGTTGTGGTTTTGAGTTGGCACGgctgacatatgtatgtatatttgttgatTTTGGCTTCTGGCTTCGTATGTTTTAGCTTATCGAGTTTATGCATGAAAAATGtggtttttgaattatttttttataacataacataaaaatatttaaaaagaaaaaaaaaataaaaataaaaatgaaaaaataaacaaaaagtataataaaaataaattaaaattaaaagatattaatattcaaaaagagaaaataataatacaaaaaaaaataaaaatcaaaagatatcaaaaaaccgaaaataaaaaaggaaaaaatttaataagtaatacaaaaaaaaaatacaaataaaaaattaaaaaacccaaaaaattaatcgaaaaacttaaaaaaaaagttaaaataagaagagtatttaaaaatctaaaaaaaatatattcaaacgaaaaaaaatattcaataaaccaaattacaaaaaaaaaagaaataaaaaaatattcaaaaataaaaaaacgcaagaagaaaaacaaaaaaagaaaaaacgagaatatttaaaagtttatttttgaaatgtagcagtaaattatatttaacgCCAAATTCATAAGGGAAAATATTATGCAGTTGTACAATAGAATTACAATAGAatttcaatatatatacatacatacatattttttaaataaactaaaaactaaataaaactaATGTGGTTTTAACGGTACATTGGCAACAACGTCGAAAGTTCGCTGCGAAATACGCCAACTTGTGGttcttattgttgcttttggaATGTTAAAGTAATAAAATCAAACTGATATGTCTGGTATCTTGGCGTTTTTGCgcattttttacacaaataactgctattaaattaattaaattaaaacataaatttatgaaTGACCATTCATTCGCTTAATATAACTTAATTCAAACTTCAATTAAATGAACACATGAAActatcaaaaactttttcaaaaaaagctaataaattttaaatcatgaaaagtgaaaaaataaattacttcacttatgaaatataattttcggcaaattctttcaaaatgtgtacatctacatatgtatatttttttcgtacactttttgaaaaatatcgaaattttaaaatttataatacaattatatttattctattatgttataatatgtatgaaaacaaaaaaaaaaaattcatgacaaattaaatgataactcaaaaaattaacacttaattttaaaacaaaatcagttttagtttaaatatacatatgtatgtataaatttcaGAAAGTTCGTGTTTGTGATGTGTTTGAAAGCTAATGCGCGCAGTACTTCATAAAAATTCAGTATACAGTAGTGATGTTGCTGCGCACATTGCTTTGCTAATCTTAAATTGTTgtatatatgcaatatatatgtatattcattgtCTTCAGTTTTTACTTGCATAATACACCATTATCTATATTATTCATTGTTATATGTGGATTATATCAGTTCTTTTGCTTTATTTCTCTAAGTGTACGTGTTGCATgtctgtgtgcgtgtatgtagtTTTGTGTGGTAATTTTCTCTTTACTGTTTTGTTCGCTCATTTCTCTTTAAGCTCAAAATGAATCTTCTGAAATATGTCCTAGAAACGATCTTTTGACGTTGCGCTATACTCGAGTTCATTGAGATTTTGAATCTCTTGTagttcttggaatttttcatgATCTCTGATATGCGCATAGTTGGCGGCCAGGCACATGAGATAGTGCACTAGACTGAGTATGACGAGTAGGGCAGCTAATGTAGCGAGTATAAACATGACTTCGGCATTCTCGACGCCATCCTTGCAGAAGGCTTTAATCTCATATTTATCGCAGATTTTCATATCCTCTTGTTTTGTGTTTGGCGGGAACATGAAATCTAGGAAAAAGTATAAAGAAAGAAAGCGAGGATAAAGTATGTTAATTGGAGAAAGtaatattatttgaagaattagtTAATATATGCAATTTGGCAAGCAAGAAGGAAAGGATTTCAAAGGATAGCAAAAAATCATCGGCTAAAGCCGAACTTAAAAAAACgtgttaatatataataatatatttccaTTACTTACGAAATTGTGTTAAATCGATGCAGCTGAGCGAACGTTCCACACTTGAGCACATATTCCAGAACATGGTGTAGATGAAGGTGACTATGACCAAGAAGCATAGAATCAATATCCAAACGAAGTTCAGCAGATATGTGATGCCCATGAACTGTAAAGAAAATGAGGAAATAAAGAGAAACAATTATGACATTTTTCTCCAGTAGTAAAAGGAGTAAATTTTctcaaaccaacaaaaaaaaaaaatcgtacgCTATATCAAGTACGCATAAGCGTAAATAATTGCAATTAACTTTGCAATTTCGTCTCACTTTACAACTACCATATACACAAGTAAagttacaatgaaaaaaaaatgagcaGACAATATTCAATTGCAGACTTCTTTTGTCTTTGATCAACGCTTAATTAAGTTTGGAAACTTTTCGCGGGTGAAATTCGTTTCTAATTGTCGGTAAAAGTAGTCGATGTCGCCGACGTcggaatttttatataaataagcaATAGCTGGTAGTTCGCTCGTTCGCTAGTCAGTTCATTGTAACTGAAGCTTTTCTTACTCCATTATTTGCTGTAAGTTCGCGggctttgttttgtttgcattaGACACCGTCGGTGCAGTGAAAATGTCGCATCAtcttaatatttatactttttttggtTGTCTATTGGCGTTGAGCCACGAACTTCACTTCTTCCTGCCAGCCAAATCAGTTATGCGCCTCACTTTATTTGATGCTAttaacttgtatgtatatatgtgtgtgtgtttgtgcgtgtaATTGTAAAACCTTGTCTGCTTGCTGTCTTCTAACGGTTGGTTAGTTGACTGGCAagcattatttttgtttagttttttgtagtttttgtttcagttttatttttatgcttttcacTTACCACTGCGCACGAGATGCGTCCACCCACTCGTGAACGCCACGCGCGATAGACCTTGTACCGTGTCGCTCCGGTTGCGAGGAAACCAACGAAGAGTATCATGAAGCCAAGCGCCGCCATTCCCGCAGCAATTATGACGAAAATCATTTGAATCGCTTCAATCctgtaaaatgaaatgaaatgaatgcaCAATTAGAGTCGGTTACATTAGTTGAAGAGATATCCGAGCGGTTTTCCGTTGGTATCTATGGTTTTTATGTAAGTGagtttatatttgtaaaaaaatgtcgCTTGTCCgcattatgtaaatattttaggtataattacacttatataatataaaaaagatgtgataataacaatttataaaatattcgctTCGTCTTCTATTTTGTGGAGCGGATTGATAAGGTgcttttttgtaaacaaaattaatccGAGCACGATGGCTGATTCAGTTACTATTCGAACAACAGTACGGAGCAGTTTCGTAAAACATTAGGATTGagattaaatttgtatataaaaaaagataattcGATATTCTAACCAGATCATCTAAAATCTTGTAGGTCTGCGAGTCGAGCGTGAACTCCCTGAAGGGGATTTATGAATCAAGAGGAATAAAGATCCCGCATTCTCCGATACCACGTATTTCAGTAAGGCAATTGAAAATTCTACTCCGAGAAGAAaccattaaattaaataagtgaaaataacaCAGTGATTGAGAGAAGaaagctttaaataaaattacaatataTGATTTCTTATTGCCAGAGTAGGTTCGTagtaaatgaatatattttatagaaagtTAATATTAACTTTCCGTTTAATGAAGTTTTAAGCCGCTCTAAGCGCTTCTCACAACTCAAAGTAAACAATCACTTAAagcgaaaaagtgaaaattttgacGAAGTCTTTAGCAAATTCAAGTAATTGACGTGCTTAAAGAAGCAATTAAAGTCTGAGAGTGGAGCGTAAATTGCGATATCAATAAATAGatctaaatacatatttactatatcTGTCAGGCGGTACACCTCAAACTCAAATTCAAACTCAAGAGTGTAATAAACAGCTGCACATTACTCCAGCCCATCGAAATACCTAAGATCATCGTTAATGAGGAGCGCTGATGTATTTGTAATTAACGCATATTGTCACTCTGTCACATTTCGGTTGAAATTAACAACAGCCAGATGCGTTTGGGCCCATTACGCATGGTCAGCATATTTAGAGTGCGGTAGTTTTGTAACGCACATACCTCGTACATACAAGAATACAACTATGTAATGCCTTAACGAGATACTCACCAAATTAGATGTAAATGAAACACTTGATCCATCATAATCACCGTCAACGAGGCGCCTCGATACATCGTGCCACAGAATATGCCGACGCCAAGCAGGCACATGAGCGTCGCTATTAATGTGGCGTATGGTATGCGGGACATACATGATTGACAGCAGTCACCTGTAATGAAGGTAAGAAATGCGGTGAAAGTGTGCTACAAAGTTACAGGGGTGGCAAGCATTTAAGTTTATATATACAACTACATACACATAAAGGGTATACTTAAGCGACTGTATAaacaggtatatacatacatacatagctattGATGTGCGAGTATTTGAGTCAGCACGATTTTAGATTCTATGTCGTGATGTATGAATGGCTAAAATTGTGCGGGTATTCAGTGTTCCATACAAATTGTATTAAACCGCATCACATTATGTAGAGGCAGCCAGGAGTCAAAGCATTTGAATAGCTTGCAAGCTGATTGCCGGTGATTGGGTTGCCAATACTATTAAATTGGCACAAAACGGTAGAAGAGCttcaaatatgtgtacatatttttgtatgtacttatattacGGTGCGCTGCGATTCGGACTTGTAAGGCATTTCTTTTCACAGAATTTTAAGCATCACCATAGATATATGAGCGTAATTTTAATGTAAAGGGTATTTTAGtgtaaaaaattggttttttgttttcataatttgttatggttttccaaaaattcaaattattttcgaagtTTTCCGAAACTTTGGGCATTTTAGTGTCGTGAAAACTGGGCCGATTTAGtgaatttaaaactttaaacgcgttttccttGAAACTTCTGTTCTCGATGCACTTGCCAGAATATCTCAAGTTATAATCAGCCGATTTACTTGAAGTATGGCATGAATATTCTTAATATATCTCTCTATTaaatcaagtaaaaaaaaatgaaaaatttaaatttgtaatatttttaaaaaattcgacaaAGTTAAGTTAAATGAGTGAAAAATCGCCCACAGTAGTATGTGTTTGTGAAATTGTGCCGGTAAGCAGCTTCGACTGCGTAACAcgctttaacaaaaatatttcaaatacatagTGCAACGATAATGTGCATAGCACagaataaatacataagtacatatttgcagaaataaatatattttctagtaGTCTAATATTGGTTGTAAAGGAAGAGCAAGGCAGCGTAGGTATGCATAAGCATGTTTGCGCAGTTTACTATAATGAAAAATTGTGtgggtttttttttgaaaattgttattaatttaaagtaatcaaataattaatttaaaaattgaaataaatttccttaaatattgaaaataatttgtaaaataaagtacgaagcaatagttataaaaatatgtgcagCGATGGTTGAGGTTGGGTATGAGTGACTTTGTGGAATGTGGAATTTCACGTCTATCATAAAATCGCATTGGTATTAATGTAAGAGGTACATGTTTAATAATGCTTTGAATTATAATTCCAGCCgtgaaaaaatctaaattttagagtgtctttgtaataaaaaaaaaacaaatatactgCTCGTGGTGGCTGAGCAAATAGATCTTCCTTTATTCAGAATAATACAGAAGCACATCTTAaggttgtttattaaattttattcagtttttttgctgtttatatatttgacacaacatataaacatttaaaaagaaataataatttaatttaatattgtaaagaaaaacatcaaaaatgttttcCCGTCAGCAAAACTTtaaatgaagtaaaataaaactaaagaaTTTAGCTAATCCACAATCTTaaattcacaaaacaaaattgtatgCCAACATGTACAAGTATACCTATCCAATATTCTTCTTAGTATACAAGTATCAAGATATGAATCCAATTTGTTTCCATCAAAAGCAACACTCTTAAACAGAAAACACCCTtatgatgtatgtatattcataccCTCCACATATCTCTATAGTTAAGAGCATATATTGGGTAGTTGCAAAAGCTACCCGCACTATCAGTTCAATAGGTGGCGTACATTTTTCCTCTTGAAAGCTCAAGCCGTTTTTTGTATGCTATGTAAGTCAAAGAAACATTGTAACACATTTTCAATgggtacgtatgtatgtacaggcaTGTATTTCTTTCAATGCAATTCATTgatttgcataaatttcatttcatataaatttttttttacagcacTTCAATGTAAGCgttaaaaaatcaaaacgtATCTGCTGAAGCTTGAGGGAAGAATTTTTCATGTGTAAGAGGCTTCAGCAAAACCCACTgaaatgtgaatttttattttttgtcgcATTTCATACCCTGAAcatggtatattaagtttgcaatGAAGTTTACAACATCCCGAAGGATAAACTGAATGACCGGCATCACGGCAAAAGTCATAGCGGCGCGatagtcacctaagcactggccaggcagggtgcctgcgtttcttttatagcgccagctggcagccagcttcccgcgaaatcacctagcgactgTTAAGCTAcataacatcacggcgcgacagtcacctaagcaTTGGCCAGGCagggtgcctgcgtttcttttatagcgcgaactggcagccagcttcccgcgaaatcacctagCTACTGTTGAGCTACAAAACAtcacggcgcgacagtcaccacctaagcactggccaggcacggtgactgcgtttcttttatagcgcgaactggcagccagcttcccgcgaaatcacctagcgactgTTAAGCTAcataacatcacggcgcgacagtcacctaagcactggccaggcacggtgcctgtgtttcttttatagcgccagctggccgccagcttcccgcgaaatcgCTCAGCGACTGTTAGGCTAcataacatcacggcgcgacagtcacctaagcattggccaggcacggtgcctgcgtttcttttatagccccagctaacagccagcttcccgcgaaatcacctagcgactgTTAAGCTACACAACATCACGGCACGACAGTCActtaagcactggccaggcagggtgactgcgtttcttttatagcgcgaactggcagccagcttcccgcgaaatcacctagcgactgTTAAGCTACACAACATCACGGCACGACAGTCActtaagcactggccaggcacggtgactgcgtttcttttatagcgccagcttcccgcgaaatcgCCTATCGACTATGAAGCTAcataacatcacggcgcgacagtcacctaagcactggccaggcactgtgcctgtgtttcttttatagcgccagctggccGCCAGCTTCCTGCGAAATCGCCTATCGACTATGAAGCTAcataacatcacggcgcgacagtcacctaagcactggccaggcatggtgactgcgtttcttttatagcgccagctggccGCCAGCTTCCTGCGAAATCGCCTATCGACTATGAAGCTAcataacatcacggcgcgacagtcacctaagcactggccaggcagggtgcctgcgtttcttttatagcgcgaactggcagccagcttcccgcgaaatcacctagcgactgTTAAGCTAcataacatcacggcgcgacagtcacctaagcactggccaggcacagtgcctgcgtttcttttatagcgcgaactggcagccagcttcccgcgaaatcacctagcgactgTTAAGCTACATAACATCACGGCAcgacagtcacctaagcactggc
This genomic stretch from Bactrocera dorsalis isolate Fly_Bdor chromosome 5, ASM2337382v1, whole genome shotgun sequence harbors:
- the LOC105229462 gene encoding neuronal membrane glycoprotein M6-a isoform X2; this encodes MGDCCQSCMSRIPYATLIATLMCLLGVGIFCGTMYRGASLTVIMMDQVFHLHLIWIEAIQMIFVIIAAGMAALGFMILFVGFLATGATRYKVYRAWRSRVGGRISCAVFMGITYLLNFVWILILCFLVIVTFIYTMFWNMCSSVERSLSCIDLTQFHFMFPPNTKQEDMKICDKYEIKAFCKDGVENAEVMFILATLAALLVILSLVHYLMCLAANYAHIRDHEKFQELQEIQNLNELEYSATSKDRF
- the LOC105229462 gene encoding neuronal membrane glycoprotein M6-a isoform X1; the protein is MPSPTKSLNQRDRIRDPREDILLETNFEDDGILTRAYNNNPYNSGTAIHNRRRSTYRSDHSLDRYTERGGDEGDCCQSCMSRIPYATLIATLMCLLGVGIFCGTMYRGASLTVIMMDQVFHLHLIWIEAIQMIFVIIAAGMAALGFMILFVGFLATGATRYKVYRAWRSRVGGRISCAVFMGITYLLNFVWILILCFLVIVTFIYTMFWNMCSSVERSLSCIDLTQFHFMFPPNTKQEDMKICDKYEIKAFCKDGVENAEVMFILATLAALLVILSLVHYLMCLAANYAHIRDHEKFQELQEIQNLNELEYSATSKDRF